A window of Roseburia hominis A2-183 genomic DNA:
GTCAGTCATCACGATCCGTATTGTCTCCGGAGACATCATCTCAATCATTGAAAACAGTTCTGTTCCCTTAATCACCGGCATCTGCATATCCGCGATAAACACATCGGTGGTATTCTGCTCCACAAGCTGTATCGCTGCTTCCGCTGAACCGACAAGTGCATAGGAAAAATCCTTGTCCAGACTGTCTAATATCGTCTTAATGCGCGCCGCATTTACTTCATCCGGTTCCGCAATTACAACAAATCCCATGTTCATCCCTCCCGCCATCTGGCTCTGTTTTGCTACGTTCATCATAGCAAATTAGAGAACGCATAACAATTGTTTTAGAAAAATTTGTAACAAATCTTTCCGGATGCCATAAGATACAGTGTAAGAAAAATTTGGAGGATTTAATATGAGTGATTTAGCTGCGACAAACTGTGGTGGTGGATGTTCCTGTAACGAGGGCGGATGCGGTTCCATTCTCTGGATCATCTTATTGCTGTGCTGCTGCGGTGGCAACGGCTGCGGTCTTAATTCCGGCAATGGCTGTGGAAATGACAGCTGCCTTTGGATTATCCTGCTTCTCTTCTGCTGCGGCGGATGCGGAAACGGCAACGGCAACGGATTCGGCTGCTGCTAATAAAAACGCACACGGATTCTAAAAGGGAGCGGCATTTGCCGCTCCTCATTTTTATTATTCTAGCGTTCGCTCTTTTTCTCAAGACCGCTCTCCGCATCCCGTTTTCTCTGCATCTGCAATTTCTGTGCCGTCTGGCATTTTTCAGGGACTTTTCTTTTTCGCACACATTCCTCATCAATCTCGTATACACTGTTACCTTCTATTATAAGCATACCAATCTCCATTCCACAGACGCGTATATGATTGCGCTCCGGCAAAAGTCCTGCCTCTTTTATTCCATGCTTCCTTTTGCCTTTGCCCACATTATATGATATGCGTTACCGGTCATAAAGTCTCTTCTCTGCTCATAAACTAAAAGAAAAAGGGTTCTTATGGATCATAACGAAACATCCACTTTTACACCGTTTGATTATATGACACAGACACGGGAACTGCAGATGTTAAAAACCATGCTCCCCTACATGAAAGATACACAAAAAAAGCAATTTGCCATATTGATAAAATATATGGAGCTGCAAAACACCGTCCAGGTGTTCTCGCAGGATGACAAGGTGATGTCCATGTGCTCCGTCGATGAGGGCAGCAATAATATGGTTGCCATGTTAAACGATCTGCGCGCTTTCTGCACCAGCAAAGAGCAGGAAACCATCGACATGCTTGCGAATATGTTCTCCATGCTTGAGACCTACGAAACCATCTTCAGTTAAACAGAAAGGAATTCCTATGCCCTACGATTTTTTGAACAACAATCCGCTTCTCGCCGATATGTCTCCGGAGAAGCTACAGTTTCTCATGAACTTTGCCACCGCCAAAAAGCCGACCGACATCAAGGAGATGATGCCGTTTCTGCTCTCTGCCATGAATTCCGCAAAATCAAATAACATCCAGTTCAGTGAACCGGAGACGGATCTCTTATTCCAGATCCTAAAGCAGAACATGTCCGCAGAAGAATCTGCCAAAGCTGACAAAATCATGAACCTAATGAAAAACAGAAGGAGCGGCTCTTAAAACCGCTCCTTCTGTGCTGTTCTTCTATTTTTTACCAGATCGACGCCACCGTCACTTCCAGCACCTTGTCAATCGGCGAGCTGCTGTTGCCCTTGCCGTCGGTTCCCTCAAAATAACGCAGGCTTGCAGATTCAAATAACACATACACATTATCATCCGCAATTGCGATCTCCTCCGAGCATGGCGGCATCTCTACCTTTGCCGACGGCTCATTGGGATGCTTCGTCAGCGTCAGAAGCGATGCGTATACTTTCAGGTAGGAGGAACTGTTGCGTCCAAAAGATGTGCTCAGATATACTTGACCGCCTTTGTCAAAGGCAATTCCCTGCACTTTGTTCGGAATATTGTAGCTGCTGAGTGAGGTAAGCGTATCATTTTCCTCATCGTAGCTGTAGGAAAGCATCTCGGAATCAAAGAATTTGGTGTGGGTTGCCACCCAGATTCGCCCGCCGTAGCAGGTGATGCAGGACGGAATATTGTCGAGCTTGTATTCGTCGGAAAGTGCAGATGCGTCCACACAGTATCCGGGTGCATCGGCTCCGATTCTCTCAATATATTCATATGGAATCCGCTCCAGCGTCTTTGAATTGGAATGGCAGATCCATACATTCTCCCCGTCAAAGGCAATTCCGCCGAGGTGGCTCTTCTCCTTCATGCCAAGCGTCGCCAGATAGGTTCCGGTCTCACGCTCAAAGATCATTAAGGAGCCTTTCGTGTCGGATCCATCCGCATACGCCGTCATAAGAATGTAATCCGGTGTGAAGCAGAGTCCCTGCAGACACTGTCCCTCGCTGCTGATCAGATTGTCGAGATAGTCTTTCTCTCTGGTGGACGGCATTCCCGGAATATCCAGATCATCCAGAAACGCATAATTGCACTCTTTTAATTCTTTTTGATTGCGGCTTAACACGCTCGCGGTCTGATAGGAATACATCTCGACGTTATAGCGGTTGTCGATCGGTCTGGTCCATTTTGCAAACAGAACCATATTCGCTGCATTTTCTTCCGTGATCTCCGTGATCTTGTGATCGTAGGAGCTGTCCGTATACCAGCCGGCAAAATTATACCCGTCCCGGACAGGAATCTCAAGCGTAAAGGGAAGTTCTTCCACTGCGATCACATCCAGGTTGGCATTGTGGTTCACACCGCCGTTTAACTCATACACCAGATGCACAGCGTCATCGTTCACGCCGAGGAACGGATCAATCGAAGCCGTCCCGCCCTGCTCCCATCCTGTGCCATCCGTCGGAACCATCATGTAAGCCTGTGCCACCATCGGATCATTCAAAAGGAGGACAAACATCGATACCAGTGCAAGAAGTTCTTTTCTCATCTCTGCTCATCCTCCTTTCTTTTCTGCCTATTACTCTTTTCTGCTGCTTTTACATACTGCTGTTACTCTTCCGCACGTTCTACCTTGGATGCCCTTGCCTCGATCTCCTTCTCCTGTACATCGGAAGGTGCCTGCTCATACCGTGCAAATTCATAAGAAAATGTTCCGCTTCCGCCTGTCATGGAACGCAGGTCTGTGTTGTACCCGTAAAGTTCCATCACCGGAACGTCCGCGATGATCTCCTGATAACCGTGCTCCGTCGGATTCATGCCGAGCACGCGGCCGCGTCTCTTGTTTAAGTCTCCCATAATATCGCCGGTGTACTTATCCGGCACAACCACCTTGAGGGAGGCAATCGGCTCCAACAGGATCGGGGATGCGTCCATAAAACCTTTTTTAAATGCCTGCATCGCCGCTACCTTGAATGCCATCTCGGAGGAATCTACCGGATGGAAGCTGCCGTCGTAGAGAACCGCCTTCACTCCGACAACCGGATACGCTGCCACAGGTCCTTTTAATACCGCTTCCTGTACGCCCTTTTCGACTGCCGGGAAGTAATTCTTCGGCACCGCGCCGCCGACAACACACTGTTCAAATACATACGGCTGTTCCAGATCTCCGGAAGGTTCAAATGTCATCTTTACGTGACCGTACTGTCCATGTCCGCCGGACTGCTTTTTGTATTTATACTCCACATCGACTTTCTTGCGGATGGTCTCGCGGAACGCCACTTTCGGACGTTTTAATTCGATCTCAACTTTGTAGCGCTCGAAGAGCTTGCTCGCCGCAACCTCCAGATGCTGATCGCCCATGCCGTATAAAAGCGTCTGTCCGTTCTCGCTGTCATTGACAGCTTTTAATGTCAGATCCTCCAGCATCAGCTTCTGCAATGCCTGCGAGATCTTATCCTCATCACCCTTGTTCTTCGCCTTGTAGCGCTTGCAGGTATAGGGTGTGGAGATGGTTGTTCTAATATACAGAATCGGATTCGCCTTTGTGGAGAGAGAATCGGTCGTCGTCGCACCGGAAAGCTTTGCCAGGGCACCAATGTCGCCCGCGTGCAGCTCCTTTACCTCCTCCGGCTTGTTGCCCCGCATCACGTAGAGCTTTCCTACTTTTTCCTCCACATCCTTATGCTGATTGAATAAGATGTCGTCCGTCTTTAACACGCCGGAATTGACTTTAATAAGGGAATATTTTCCAATAAAAGGATCTGCGATTGTTTTCCAGATATAGGCGGATTTTGCCTTTGCGAAATCGTAATCCGCATTGTAAACCTCATTGGTCTTGGCATTGATGCCGGTGCAGGTGCGCTTTTCCGGGCTTGGCAGATATTTCACAATGTCCACCAGCAGCGTGTAGATGCCGCGTGCCAAAATATTGGAACCCATAAGCACCGGAACGATGCTTCCCTCCGCCACATTCACACGCAGTGCCTGTCGGATCTCATCCTCAGAGAATTCCTCACCGCCAAAATAGCGGTCCATGAACTCCTCGCTCGTCTCTGCAACCGCCTCCATCAGAGCCTCTCTGCAGATGCCAAGATTCTCCTTTGAATAATCCGGAACGTCCGTCTTCTCAACCTCGCCGTTCTCCTTCCAGCGCTTCGCCCGCTGCTGCAGCACGTTGACGTAGCCGACGAACTGTCCGTTCTCACGGATCGGCAGATGGAACGGTGCGATCTTTTTTCCGTAGAGTTCCTGCAGATCCTGTACCACCTGGCGGTAGCTCGCCTCATCGATATCCATATCTGTCACAAAAACCATGCGCGGGAGCTTATACTGCTCACATAATTCCCACGCCTTGCGCGTGCCGACCTCAATACCCGCCTTGCCGGAAACCACGATGATCGCCGCGTCAGCTGCACTTACCGCCTCCTCGGTCTCACCCACAAAATCAAAATACCCCGGTGTATCCAGTATGTTGATCTTGGTATCTTCCCAGATAATCGGAACAACCGAAGTATTGATGGAGAAATGCCGCTTCATCTCCTCCTTGTCATAATCACTGATGGTATTTCCGTCCTCAACCTTTCCCATACGTGATGTCATGCCTGCCAGATAAGCCATTGCTTCCACAAGACTCGTCTTACCACATCCCCCATGACCAAGTAAAACCACATTACGAATTCTGTCAGTTGTGTAAACATTCATAGCAAACCCTCCATATTCTGTAATTGTTTTATGTATGGATATATTTTACTAAATTCCGTCTTTTTTTACAACTTATTTATTCAATATTACTAACTGTATTTATAATATCAGAAACATTTAGCAATAATATGTATTACTTTTGAACATTTTTGGAATACTTCTTTTTATTATTTACACAATATTTACAATTTGGACATGTTCTCGCCATACACGCCGCATCTTTCCGTACTCTCACAGATTAACGTGTTGACTTTCCAGGCGGAAATGTCTATGATAATTGGGTACCAATAACTTGTGGGGGATTCATTTATGAAACTTCAGAAAATCGGATTTATCGGGCTTGGACTGATCGGCGGTTCGATTGCCAAGCGCCTTCGTATTCTACATAAAGATCTGGTCATTATCGCTACAGCCGGTCATGCCGCGACGATAGAGGCCGCTTACAAAGAGGGACTGACCGACAACGCCAGCCCCTGTGAACTGTCGGATTTCTATGACTGCGACTATATTTTTCTGTGCACGCCTGTCCAGAAAAACATGGAATATCTGCGTCTTTTAAAGGGACACGTCTGCGACCGCTGCATCATTACCGATGTGGGCAGCGTCAAGACCGACATTCACCGGGAAGTGACCGCCCTCGGCATGGAGGCGCAGTTTATCGGCGGACATCCGATGGCAGGCTCCGAGAAGACCGGTCTTGCCAATGCCAGGGAATTTTTATTGGAAAATGCTTACTATATTCTCACCCCGACCGCCCAGACCGATCCCGCGGCATTAAAAGACTTTAAGGAGCTTGTGGCTTCTCTCGGTGCGATACCGATGGTGCTTGACTACGAGCAGCACGATTATGCCACTGCCGCCATCAGCCATCTGCCCCACATCATCGCCTACAGCCTTGTCAACCTTGTGAAAAGCTGCGATGACTGTGAAGGAACCATGAAAACCATCGCCGCCGGCGGCTTTAAGGACATTACACGCATTGCCTCCTCCTCCCCCGTCATGTGGGAAAATATCTGTCTTTCCAATCAGGAACAGATTCTAAGACTGATTGACTCTTTCTGTGGGGAGCTTGGTCATATGCGCTCTGCCATCGCCGCTTCCGACAGCAAAGCGCTGATGGAGGCCTTTACCTCGGCAAAAGACTACCGGGATTCCCTGACCCTTCACGCGAACGGCACCTTAAAGCAGGTATATGAGCTGTACATGGATCTTCTGGATGAAGCGGGCGGAATTGCCACAGTTGCCACCATTCTTGCTAGCAACCATTTGAGCATCAAGAATATCGGCATCATCCACAACCGTGAATTTGAGGACGGCGTGCTGCATCTGGAAATGTACGACAGCGAATCGCTCGCCGCCGCCATCACACTTCTAAAAAAGCACCACTACACCATTTATGAGCGCTGAATATATGTCTGCATCGAAAAACGACCGCTTTCGCGGTCGTTTTTCATTGGGGCAATCTATTTTACAGAATATGGTTACTTACAAAGTTTTTTAAATTCATCAGCCACAAACTGTACCTGGGTACCGATAATGACCTGTACTGTTTTCTGGCTTGGGCGAACCACACCTGCCACACCGGCAGATTTGATCTTTTTCTCATCTACCTTAGTGTAATCCCTGATCTCCAGACGGAGTCTCGTAATGCAGTTATCAATGCTTTCTATATTCTCTTTGCCACCGACACCTTCAAGCACGATTCTTGCCACTTCGGTGTAATCATTATTCTCAAGCTTTGCACCTTTCTCTGCATCATCATCGTCATCTTCACGTCCCGGAGTCTTTAAATCAAACTTCGTGATCATAAAACGGAATACAACATAGAATACGACAAATGCTGCGATTCCGAGCGGAAGAATCATCCAGGTGTTCTTTGCCGCCGGAAGGGAAGCGGAAAAGATCAGGTCGGTTGCACCTGCAGAAAAACTGAAGCCTGCACGGAAGCCTACCAGAACCGTGATAAAGGTAAAAATACCGTATAATAATGCATATACTACATAGAGTGCCGGAGCAAGGAACATGAATCCGAACTCGAACGGCTCAGTAACGCCACAGATGAATGAACAAAGTGCTGCGGAACCAACCAATCCGATTGCGATCTTTTTCTTATTGCTCTTTGCCGTGTGAACCATGGCAAGTGCCGCACCCGGAATACCAAACATCATACACGGGAAGAACCCGGACATATACATACCGAGATCCCATGATACATCCGCCGATGTCTTGCCCTTCCAGAAGTTGGCCAGATCACCGAGTCCGATCGTATCAAACCAGAATACGTTGTTCAATGCATGATGCAGACCGGTTGGAATTAAAAGACGGTTCAAAAATGCGTAGATACCAGCGCCCACTGCATCCATTCCCACAATTGCCTGACCAAGAGCGATCAGTGCGCCGAACACAACCGGCCATACGAATAACAGGATAGCTGACACGACAATCGATACCACACCGGATACGATGGCAACACAGCGTTTGCCGCTGAAAAATGCCAGCCAGTCCGGAAGCTTCGTTCCCTTGAACTTGTTATAACAGGTTGCTCCGATGATACCGGCAAGAATACCGATAAACGGGTTTGCAATCTTGTCGAATGCCAGCGTCTTATCCGCATTCTCTGCGATTGACGGCATCAATGTGGTAACAACGCCCGTCGAGAGCAGATTGGTAATCATCAGCCAGGATGCCAGCGCCGCAAGTGCCGCGGTACCGTCATTGTCGTCTGCCATACCAACGCCGACGCCGATGACAAACAGCCATGCCATATTGTCAATTAAAGCGCCCCCCGCTTTTACAAGGAAAAATCCAATCAGCGCCTTTGCACCTGCAATGTCACCACCCTGCATGGTTGCCGGGCAGAGTGCATATCCGATTCCCATTAAGATACCGCAGATCGGCAGACAGGCAACCGGAAGCATCAATGCTTTTCCCAACTTCTGAAGATATTTCATCATAACTTCTTCCTCCTTCTTTTTCTGGCACAGTAGACCTTCTCCCTATGCCATATATGATTTGCCCCTTTATTTTATACCGGAAAGTTCCGGTTAAAATACCATTGAATAACAGATTACTTCGATGTGAGAATCAGAACCGTATCCTGCGGCGTCACCTCCGCACCCGTCACCGCTTTTACTTCGGCAAAATGGTCGGTATTGCAGACAATCATCGGTGTGATCACATCATATCCGGCTTCCCGGATCGCCTTAAGATCCGCCTCCAACAGCAGATCACCCTTTCTGACTTTATCCCCCGTCTTTACATGCGCCTTAAAATGCGCACCCTTTAATGCAACGGTGTCCAGTCCAATATGGAGCAGCAGTTCTGCCCCGGTATCCGTCGTCATGCTGAGCGCATGCAGTGTATCAAATAACAAGGTAATCTCCCCATCCGCCGGCGCGTAGATCCTGCCATCCGTGGGTCTTACCGCCACGCCTTTTCCGAGAATCTCCCCGCCGAACGTGGGATCGCTCACCTCCTGAAGCGGTACTGCCTGCCCGCTTACCGGCGCTCCCAGTTCCAGCGCTTTCTGTTCTTTTTTATGAAATAATCCAAACATCAGCCTCTCTCCTTTCTCATTCATCGCTGTCTGTCGTAATTCTCCGGATATGAATTGCCAGGTACATGATCTCTTCCTTGGTCACCGTGCAGTCATACTGCGCTTCGATGTAATCGGCAATTTTTCTGGCACACGCATATTCCCTCGGATATTTCAGTTCAATCAGATCGGAGAACTCCTGCTCCTCATCGGAGAGCATTTCCTTGCTGAAGAAGATTCTTCTCGCGAAAAATTTCAGATGCGCCACAAACCGCTCGTAGTGCATGGATTTTTCATCCAGCGCTTTCTGATACTCTGCCTTTACAATCTCGATTCCCTTCTGAATCACATCCGTGATCATATAAGTGTCATGTATATCCGTATTATATTCGGCATTCACAAAATGCAGTGCAATAAATCCCGCCTCATCCTCCGGGAAATGAATATCCAGTCTCTCCGCAAAAAGGCGGAGCGCATACTCTCCGACGAGATACTCCCTGCGGTAGAACTGCCGTATCTCCCACAGAATAGCGTTCGACAGCGCAATCCCATTCCTGTATCGTTCAATCGCGAAATTGATGTGATCCGTCAGCGCAACGTAAATACTCTGGTTTAACTCCATGCCGCACTCGTTCTTGGCGTAGGAGATAATGTCCGCCGAGATCTGCATATGCTCCATAGGGATGTTGGAGATCATTTCCTGAAACTGCCTTGAGAGCGCCGAATTTTCGATGCAGAACACTTTCTGTACCCGGCTCTCGTCAATGTCGTCTCCTGTCTTCGCCTTAAACCCGAGTCCTCTTCCCATGAGAACGACTTCCTGCCCGTTTTCATCAAATGCCGACAGGACGTTGTTATTAATCACTTTACTTATCTTCATGATTTCATTCCCATATCCTAACTCTGACAGGAGCCGATCAGCGACAGCGCCGCCTCATCTCCCACCAGTGTCACATCGTTGTGAAGCTGCAGTACCGATGCAGGCACCTCCGGTGTGATCGGTCCGAAAAAGGCACGTTTTACAATCTCCGCCTTGTCTTCCCCGCTTGCCACCATCAGAATCTTGTTCGCCTGCATGATCGTCTTGATTCCCATCGTGTACGCCTGCCGCGGCACGTCCTCCTCCGATGCAAAGAACCGTTTGTTGGCCTCAATCGTGCTCTGTGTCAGATTCACACAGTGCGTCGTGCGGTCGAACTGTCCGTTCGGCTCGTTGAATCCGATGTGACCGTTGTGACCGATTCCGAGCAGCTGCAGATCCACTCCGCCGAGCGCTTTTATCTTCGCCTCATAGCGCGCACATTCCTTGTCCGCATCCGTTTCCATTCCATTTGGGATATTGACATTCTGAAAATCAATATTGACCTTGTCAAACAGATGTTCCGCCATGAAGTAAAAATAACTCTGGTCGTTCGACTGGTCGAGTCCTTTATATTCATCCAGATTCACCGTCTTTACCTCTGAAAAATCCAGATCCCCCTTTTTGTACCACTCCACGAGCTGTGCATAAGTGCCGACCGGCGTCGAACCGGTTGCAAGTCCCAGCACACAGTCCGGCTTCATAATCACCTGCGCGGATATGATGTTGGCTGCCTTTCTGCTCATGTCATAATAATCTTTTGCCCGATAGATTCTCATCTGACTCCCTCCTCTTTCAAACAACAGACTCCTCTTGGGAAAAAAGAAAACCGGAAAACTTCATACATGCCCAAATAGCCTGTATTCAGCTTTCCGGTTTAGTGCACCTTGCGGTGTGAACTATCCTTTAACTGTCTCCAATTATAAATTTAATGATCACCATTGTCAATAGTGTGGCACCATTTTATCGTCATTTCGTATATAATGCACACAATCAGACGTGTCTTTTTGTCTATTTTCACGGTCAGATGTCGTGAAAGACCTGGTAAATATCAATCTTTACCGCATCCGAATCCGATATGCCGATAAATTCTCCGCCGTAGTAATAGCCCTTTTCCTGCTCTTCCACATGTACGATTTCCAGCACAGCGTCAATCATCTCCCGGCTGAACAGGCTGATCCTGGTGTCATAATAACTGCCGACCTCGAGTCTCTTGCGGGACAAAAATCCGACTCCGCCGCGCGAGATATTCAGGATATCCGCATTCACAACGCCGCCGTCGGCCGTGCCGTCCGCATTTAACCGCGCCAGTTCCAGCGCGTGTTCCATCTTAAGGCGCTTATGTTTTCTCTTTTCCAGCATGGGACCAACTCCTCCTATTTTGCGGTAATAAACATCGCATCACCAAAGCTGAAAAACCGGTAACGCTCCTGTACTGCAATCTCATATGCATGCAGCACATGTTCCCTTCCTGCAAGCGCAGACACTAACATCACCAGCGTCGACTCCGGCAGATGGAAATTCGTAATCAAAGCATCGATCACCTTGAACTGATAGCCCGGGTAGATAAAAATCTCCGTCCACCCACTCGTCTCATGAAGCACGCCGTGTTCATCCGCAGCAGCTTCCAGGGTCCTTGTGCTTGTCGTTCCCACGGCGATAACCCGGTGTCCCTCCTGTTTTGCCCGGTTGATCTTGTCCGCCTCCGACTGCTCGATCCGGTAGAACTCGGAATGCATGTGATGTTTTAACACATCACTCTCCTTGACCGGGCGGAAGGTGCCAAGTCCCACATGAAGCGTCACCTCCGCAATCTCCACGCCCATGGCGCGCACCTGCTCTAAAAGCTCCGGTGTAAAATGCAGTCCCGCTGTCGGCGCCGCTGCGGAACCGTCATACTTTGCATACACCGTCTGGTAGCGGTTCTTGTCCTTCAGCTGGTGTGTGATGTACGGCGGCAGCGGCATCTGTCCGAGCTGATCCAGAATCTCCTCAAAAATCCCTTCGTAATGGAACTGGATCAGGCGGTTGCCTTCCTCCACAATGTCAATGACCTCGCCGGTCAGAAGTCCCTCACCGAAATTGATTCTGGTTCCGATCTTGCATTTTTTTCCCGGTTTGACCAGGGTCTCCCAGACATCGTTTTCTTTTCTCTTGAGCAGAAGGATCTCGATCTTTGCCTCGGTGCCTTCCTTCACGCCGTACAGTCTGGCAGGAATTACTTTTGTATTGTTGATGACAAGGCAGTCACCCGGTCTTAGATAGTCCACAATATCCTTAAAATGGCGGTGTTCCACCTCTCCGGTTGCCTTGTCAAGCACCATCAGTCTGGAGCTTGAGCGGTCCTCCAGCGGATCCTGTGCGATCAGTTCCTGCGGAAGGTCATAATAAAAATCTTTTACGTCCATAACTACTCCTCTTACGCACGAAGTCTGATATCCAGTGTTGCTTCGAGATGTTTCAAAATCTTCTTCACAAATCCTTCTACCATCTCGCCCGTGAGCTCTTCCTCCTGCGGGGTAAATACAACAGAGAATGCCATGCTCTTTTTGTCCGGTCCAAGCTGGATGCCTTCATACACATCGAACAGATTCACATCTGTCACATATTTGCAGGCTTCCCGGATGCCGTTCTCAATCTGTGCACAGGTGATATTTTTATCTACCACAAACGCAAAATCGCGCTTTTCCTCCGCAAACTTCGGAAGCGGAGTGAAAATCTGCTCTTTGCCATACCATTTCTTAAGCGCCGCGAGGTCAATCTCCATCACATAGGCAGGCACACGCATGTCAAGTTCATCCTGAATCTCATAGGAAAGCTTTCCGAGATAACCGACGCGCTCTCCCTCACAGAAGATCTCCGCCGTCTGGTACGGGTGCAAAAAGGTTCTCTCCGCCGCCTCATAGGTAAAGCTTACGTTTAATGCATCCGCAACCGTCTCCGCCAGACCCTTGAGTGTATAGAAGGATTCCTTTTCTCCGAAAACGCCCGCACAGAGGGTCTCTCTCTCATCCGGGTATTCCGTGAGCGGCAGTGCCTTTGGAATAAAGACATTTCCAAGCTCAAAAATGCGTCCCTCCAGAATTCCCTTCTTCTGGTTTCTGGAAATCGCGTACAGCATCTCGGATGCCAGCGTGGTTCTCATCAGGGATAAATCCACGTTGATCGGATTGATCAGCTTGATCGCCTTTCTCTCCGGCGCGTCTTCCGGCAGTCTTAACAGATCCAGATCGGACGGGGAGAAGAATGAGTAATGGACTCCCTCGTAAGCGCCCGCTGCGCAGAGTGCCCGCTTGATCTTAAGCTCCGTCTTCTGCTTTAAGTTAAGACCTCCCAGGGTCACTTTTGCCGTCGGCATAAAGGTCGGAATCACATGCTCATAACCGTACATGCGGATCACTTCCTCCGCCACATCCGGGTAGGAATCCATATCCTCGCGGTATGCCGGAATCTGCAGGGTAAGTTCATCCCCGTCGATGGACGGTGCGAACTGAAGCGCCGATAAAATGCGCAGCATGTCCTCCTCCGGAACCTCAATGCCGAGCACACCGTTGACACGCTTTACGCTGACCTTCATCTCTTTCGGCTCGATAGAATTGCCGGTGGAGACTTCAAGCTGTGTGGACGACACTTTTCCGCATCCCAGTTCTTCCACAAGATGCAGGGCACGCTTCATCGCCATGACCGTCGTGTACTCATAGACGCCCTTTGCGTACATCGCACTGGAATCGGAGGACTGTCCGAGCGCTCTTGAACTCTTCCGGATATTGTCGCGCGCGAACTTTGCGGACTCAAACATGACTTCCGTTGTCGTGTCCTTGATCTCGGAGTTCAGACCGCCCATGATACCAGCCAGTGCAACCGGCTTTACGCCGTCGCAGATGACAAGATTGGAAGAATTGAGCGTAAATTCTTTTTCATCCA
This region includes:
- a CDS encoding elongation factor G, which produces MNVYTTDRIRNVVLLGHGGCGKTSLVEAMAYLAGMTSRMGKVEDGNTISDYDKEEMKRHFSINTSVVPIIWEDTKINILDTPGYFDFVGETEEAVSAADAAIIVVSGKAGIEVGTRKAWELCEQYKLPRMVFVTDMDIDEASYRQVVQDLQELYGKKIAPFHLPIRENGQFVGYVNVLQQRAKRWKENGEVEKTDVPDYSKENLGICREALMEAVAETSEEFMDRYFGGEEFSEDEIRQALRVNVAEGSIVPVLMGSNILARGIYTLLVDIVKYLPSPEKRTCTGINAKTNEVYNADYDFAKAKSAYIWKTIADPFIGKYSLIKVNSGVLKTDDILFNQHKDVEEKVGKLYVMRGNKPEEVKELHAGDIGALAKLSGATTTDSLSTKANPILYIRTTISTPYTCKRYKAKNKGDEDKISQALQKLMLEDLTLKAVNDSENGQTLLYGMGDQHLEVAASKLFERYKVEIELKRPKVAFRETIRKKVDVEYKYKKQSGGHGQYGHVKMTFEPSGDLEQPYVFEQCVVGGAVPKNYFPAVEKGVQEAVLKGPVAAYPVVGVKAVLYDGSFHPVDSSEMAFKVAAMQAFKKGFMDASPILLEPIASLKVVVPDKYTGDIMGDLNKRRGRVLGMNPTEHGYQEIIADVPVMELYGYNTDLRSMTGGSGTFSYEFARYEQAPSDVQEKEIEARASKVERAEE
- a CDS encoding PTS sugar transporter subunit IIA; the encoded protein is MFGLFHKKEQKALELGAPVSGQAVPLQEVSDPTFGGEILGKGVAVRPTDGRIYAPADGEITLLFDTLHALSMTTDTGAELLLHIGLDTVALKGAHFKAHVKTGDKVRKGDLLLEADLKAIREAGYDVITPMIVCNTDHFAEVKAVTGAEVTPQDTVLILTSK
- the nagE gene encoding N-acetylglucosamine-specific PTS transporter subunit IIBC — its product is MKYLQKLGKALMLPVACLPICGILMGIGYALCPATMQGGDIAGAKALIGFFLVKAGGALIDNMAWLFVIGVGVGMADDNDGTAALAALASWLMITNLLSTGVVTTLMPSIAENADKTLAFDKIANPFIGILAGIIGATCYNKFKGTKLPDWLAFFSGKRCVAIVSGVVSIVVSAILLFVWPVVFGALIALGQAIVGMDAVGAGIYAFLNRLLIPTGLHHALNNVFWFDTIGLGDLANFWKGKTSADVSWDLGMYMSGFFPCMMFGIPGAALAMVHTAKSNKKKIAIGLVGSAALCSFICGVTEPFEFGFMFLAPALYVVYALLYGIFTFITVLVGFRAGFSFSAGATDLIFSASLPAAKNTWMILPLGIAAFVVFYVVFRFMITKFDLKTPGREDDDDDAEKGAKLENNDYTEVARIVLEGVGGKENIESIDNCITRLRLEIRDYTKVDEKKIKSAGVAGVVRPSQKTVQVIIGTQVQFVADEFKKLCK
- a CDS encoding prephenate dehydrogenase — protein: MKLQKIGFIGLGLIGGSIAKRLRILHKDLVIIATAGHAATIEAAYKEGLTDNASPCELSDFYDCDYIFLCTPVQKNMEYLRLLKGHVCDRCIITDVGSVKTDIHREVTALGMEAQFIGGHPMAGSEKTGLANAREFLLENAYYILTPTAQTDPAALKDFKELVASLGAIPMVLDYEQHDYATAAISHLPHIIAYSLVNLVKSCDDCEGTMKTIAAGGFKDITRIASSSPVMWENICLSNQEQILRLIDSFCGELGHMRSAIAASDSKALMEAFTSAKDYRDSLTLHANGTLKQVYELYMDLLDEAGGIATVATILASNHLSIKNIGIIHNREFEDGVLHLEMYDSESLAAAITLLKKHHYTIYER
- a CDS encoding InlB B-repeat-containing protein, whose product is MRKELLALVSMFVLLLNDPMVAQAYMMVPTDGTGWEQGGTASIDPFLGVNDDAVHLVYELNGGVNHNANLDVIAVEELPFTLEIPVRDGYNFAGWYTDSSYDHKITEITEENAANMVLFAKWTRPIDNRYNVEMYSYQTASVLSRNQKELKECNYAFLDDLDIPGMPSTREKDYLDNLISSEGQCLQGLCFTPDYILMTAYADGSDTKGSLMIFERETGTYLATLGMKEKSHLGGIAFDGENVWICHSNSKTLERIPYEYIERIGADAPGYCVDASALSDEYKLDNIPSCITCYGGRIWVATHTKFFDSEMLSYSYDEENDTLTSLSSYNIPNKVQGIAFDKGGQVYLSTSFGRNSSSYLKVYASLLTLTKHPNEPSAKVEMPPCSEEIAIADDNVYVLFESASLRYFEGTDGKGNSSSPIDKVLEVTVASIW